AGGATGGGCTAATACGACGAGAGCCCCTGCTTCATGTAAACTATTAATCACTTGTTTAGCTTGGGCGTTATATCCTTCAGGTTTATATCCATCTAAATATTTAGCCATAACTGAAGCATGGGGATTAAAACCATATCCTAAGATATGGACGATGGTACCATTTAATTCTGAGGTAATTTCTATCCCTGTCCACAGGTGGGGTAATGAGATGGTTGAATTAATTTTTCTTTTTTGTTTCATCCAGGCCAAAGCACGATAAAAACCGTCAATACTATGATGATCTGTGATGGCTAAACCTTGTAAGCCAATTTGTATGGCTTGTTCAATTAATGATTCGGGGGTGAGTTGTCCATCAGAACAACTGGTGTGCAGATGAAAATTGTATTGTAATGGGCAACTGTTCGGTTGAAGGGTTGCCCACACTTGTTTTAGTTTGTTGATGTCCTGAGATTTTTGATTATCAACCCATAGGGGTTTTTTTTCTTTACTCAATAGCATAAATTGGTCAACTATTACAGATTGTTAAGTTTAATTTAACAAATAAAACATTGTTTTGACCGTAAAAAATCAATAAATAATCATTTTTTTACTAAAAAATAAAAAAATAAGTATTATTACTTATACTGTTTTTAAATGATTAATATTAGGGGGTCAAATATTAGATAGATTTTTAGATATAGTTCTGTAATAAAAATGACAGTTTTCTGTGGATTTGGGAAGGGCGATCGCCCTTAAAATAAAGATTCACAAGGTTCTGTTAGGATAAACTGCCAAATAATATCATCGCTGTTTATAGCCAAAACCATTGATTTGTCAAGACTTTTCTTGATTGAAAATAAGTTAAAATTACTATTTATTTGTGATGGTAATTTTATGATTAATTTTCAAAAATATCTCTTTCTTGCCATGGCAGCGATGCTAATACCAAGCCTCTATCTCAAAGCCAATGCTCAATCATCCCGACAAGTTTATAACCCGATTCCCATCGAACACAATCAAACTATTCAAGATCAACTTTCTCCCACAGACATTCCCACAGGAGAAGGTGGTTTCGCCAGAGATTACTACATCAATTTACAAAGAGGAGAACAAATAGTTATTGATGTTACCTCTAATGAATTCGATACTGTTGTCATTTTAATGAAAGAAGATGGCACAACCATTGGAGAAAATGATGATGGACCAGATGGCACCACCAACTCATTATTGTTTAGTCGTATTATGGAAGATGGACGATATATTATAAGAGTTCGTTCTTTTGCTCTTTCAGGTAATGGTAACTTTAATCTCCGTGTTACTAAACTACAGGAAAAAAAATAAATGAATCTTATCCTAGTAAATGAATCAAAACACTAGGACAGGAAAAGTCCACAATGGTAAAAACTCAGATCATTTATTTATCATCTGAGATAGTATCTGTAAGAGAATGAATGAACCACGGATCACTCAATCTATATTTATTCATTCTCGATTATGAATTATTTTTATAGTTATTATCATGAGTTCAGCAAAAGAAAAAGTAGAATCCATGTTGAGAAAATTACCTGATGATTGTACTGTAGAGGATATACAGTATCATTTATACGTACTAGGTAAAGTTCGCCAAGGTTTACAGGTAGCTGATACCGAAGGAGTTTTGCAACAAGCAGAAGTAGAAGGATTGTTAAATAAATGGCTTATCGAGTAGTTTGGTCTTTAAAAGCTGTAGAAGATGTAGAGGCGATCGCAGCCTACATCGCAAGGGATTCACCATCCTATGCCGCCGCAGTAGTACAAAGAATTATCTCCATTACCCAAAAACTCCCCGAAAACGGTACCGAAGGTCGTTTGATTCCCGAATTTGAAGAATCAACCATCATCGAACAATTTGCCTACAGCTACCGCCTCATTTATCGTCTCGAACAAGAAACCTAATGAGCTGAAAAGTAAAAGATTTATCGCCTAGGGAAGAGCTCGCGGCTGATTAGCTAGTTGGTAGTGTAAAGGACAACCAAGGCAACGATCAGTAGCTGGTCTGAGAGGATGAGCAGCCACACTGGGACTGAGACACGGCCCAGACTCCTACGGGAGGCAGCAGTGGGGAATTTTCCGCAATGGGCGAAAGCCTGACGGAGCAATACCGCGTGAGGGAGGAAGGCTCTTGGGTTGTAAACCTCAAAACTCAGGGAAGAAGAAAGTGACGGTACCTGATATAAGCATCGGCTAACTCCGTGCCAGCAGCCGCGGTAATACGGAGGATGCAAGCGTTATCCGGAATCATTGGGCGTAAAGCGTCCGTAGGTGGCATTTCAAGTCTGCATTCAAAGACCGAGGCTCAACCTCGGGCAGGGTGTGGAAACTGAAAAGCTAGAGTACAGGAGGGGTAGAGGGAATTCCTAGTGTAGCGGTGAAATGCGTAGAGATTAGGAAGAACACCAGTGGCGAAGGCGCTCTACTGGACATGTACTGACACTGAGGGACGAAAGCTAGGGTAGCGAAAGGGATTAGATACCCCTGTAGTCTTAGCTGTAAACGATGGATACTAAGTGTAGCGGGTATAAACTCCGGCTGTGCTGAAGCAAACGCGTTAAGTATCCCGCCTGGGGAGTACGCACGCAAGTGTGAAACTCAAAGGAATTGACGGGGACCCGCACAAGCGGTGGAGTATGTGGTTTAATTCGATGCAACGCGAAGAACCTTACCAAGACTTGACATCCGATGAATCTTTTTGAAAGAAGAGAGTGCCTTAGGGAACATCGTGACAGGTGGTGCATGGCTGTCGTCAGCTCGTGTCGTGAGATGTTGGGTTAAGTCCCGCAACGAGCGCAACCCTCGTCCTTAGTTGCCAGCATTAAGTTGGGGACTCTAGGGAGACCGCCGGGGAGAACTCGGAGGAAGGTGGGGATGACGTCAAGTCAGCATGCCCCTTACGTCTTGGGCTACACACGTACTACAATGGTTGGGACAAAGGGATGCGAGACCGCAAGGTGGAGCGAAACCCATCAAACCCAGCCCCAGTTCAGATCGTCGGCTGAAACTCGCCGACGTGAAGGAGGAATCGCTAGTAATCGCAGGTCAGCATACTGCGGTGAATCCGTTCCCGGGTCTTGTACACACCGCCCGTCACACCATGGAAGTTGGTAACATCCGAAGTCGTTACTCCAACCATTTATGGAGGAGGACGCCGAAGGTGGGACTAGTGACTGGGGTGAAGTCGTAACAAGGTAGCCGTACCGGAAGGTGTGGCTGGATCACCTCCTTATAAGGGAGACCGCAAAATGTGGTCAGCAAGGAATGTGGAGAATGGTTTTCAAACTAGAGATTGGGTTCATGGGCTATTAGCTCAGGTGGTTAGAGCGCACCCCTGATAAGGGTGAGGTCCCTGGTTCAAGTCCAGGATGGCCCATAAGTGGGGGTATAGCTCAGTTGGTAGAGCGCCTGCTTTGCAAGCAGGATGTCAGCGGTTCGAGTCCGCTTATCTCCAGTGAGAAGCACTTGGCACTGTTTAAACGAACAACTGCTGAGAAAAGTCTCAGTAAGAACCTTGAAAACTGCATAGAAAAAAGTAAGTAGGAAGTCTGTATGAATAATCAGACAAGGTCAAGCAATCAAGGGCTAATGGTGGATACCTAGGCACACGAAGGCGAAGAAGGACGTAGCAACCTGCGAAAAGTCTCGGGGAGTTGGAAGCAAACATTGAGCCGAGAATGTCCGAATGGGGCAACCCT
The sequence above is a segment of the Cyanobacterium stanieri PCC 7202 genome. Coding sequences within it:
- a CDS encoding peptidase domain protein (PFAM: Bacterial pre-peptidase C-terminal domain~InterPro IPR007280~KEGG: cyt:cce_1646 hypothetical protein~PFAM: peptidase domain protein~SPTR: Putative uncharacterized protein;~manually curated), coding for MINFQKYLFLAMAAMLIPSLYLKANAQSSRQVYNPIPIEHNQTIQDQLSPTDIPTGEGGFARDYYINLQRGEQIVIDVTSNEFDTVVILMKEDGTTIGENDDGPDGTTNSLLFSRIMEDGRYIIRVRSFALSGNGNFNLRVTKLQEKK
- a CDS encoding hypothetical protein (KEGG: cyt:cce_2306 hypothetical protein~SPTR: Putative uncharacterized protein;~manually curated) — encoded protein: MSSAKEKVESMLRKLPDDCTVEDIQYHLYVLGKVRQGLQVADTEGVLQQAEVEGLLNKWLIE
- a CDS encoding plasmid stabilization system (PFAM: Plasmid stabilisation system protein~InterPro IPR007712~KEGG: cyc:PCC7424_2911 plasmid stabilization system~PFAM: plasmid stabilization system~SPTR: Plasmid stabilization system;~manually curated); translation: MAYRVVWSLKAVEDVEAIAAYIARDSPSYAAAVVQRIISITQKLPENGTEGRLIPEFEESTIIEQFAYSYRLIYRLEQET